A DNA window from Pseudomonas sp. B21-056 contains the following coding sequences:
- a CDS encoding alginate O-acetyltransferase AlgX-related protein, whose translation MTTPKKSAPSAPPPPSDLVTRTSKVSGYTLIGLLGVGLISCGWLLFSGKVQMLPPNLTRDAVVHGNVTHGIAKQLSNAWFPEQAANLERGASWLLFHDTGPRVRPGCQGWLFLTDEMRINHHARANAETKAKAVIDVQRRLSQRGIQLLVAVVPDKSRIAADQLCGLDRPAELARRAEAWTTTLNQAGVSALNLAPTLQPLGASAYLRTDTHWNETGANAAARAIAQQVQAMGIRATPQKTFATHTNPAALRAGDLVHLAGIDWLPLSWQPTPETVAATQVSEQPQAAQDGGDNLDDLFGDAGLPNVALIGTSFSRNSSFVGFLELALGAPVGSFAKDGGEFSGGANQYFSNPAFRETPPKLLIWEIPERDLQTPYEVIGMLSGKE comes from the coding sequence ATGACGACGCCAAAGAAGTCTGCGCCCAGCGCACCGCCACCCCCCAGCGACCTGGTCACCCGAACCAGCAAAGTCTCCGGCTACACACTGATCGGCTTGCTCGGTGTCGGCTTGATCTCCTGTGGCTGGCTGCTGTTCAGCGGCAAGGTGCAAATGCTGCCGCCCAACCTGACCCGCGATGCGGTGGTGCACGGCAACGTCACCCACGGCATCGCCAAGCAGCTGTCCAACGCCTGGTTCCCGGAACAGGCCGCCAACCTGGAGCGCGGCGCCAGTTGGCTGCTGTTCCATGACACCGGGCCGCGGGTGCGTCCGGGTTGCCAGGGCTGGCTGTTTCTGACCGACGAAATGCGCATCAACCACCACGCCCGGGCCAACGCCGAGACCAAGGCGAAAGCCGTGATCGACGTCCAACGGCGACTGAGCCAACGCGGCATTCAACTGCTGGTGGCGGTGGTGCCGGACAAGAGCCGCATCGCCGCCGATCAGTTGTGTGGCCTGGATCGCCCGGCCGAACTGGCCCGGCGGGCTGAGGCGTGGACCACGACACTGAACCAGGCCGGGGTATCGGCGCTGAACCTGGCGCCGACGTTGCAACCATTGGGCGCGTCGGCTTACCTGCGTACCGACACACACTGGAACGAGACCGGCGCCAATGCGGCGGCACGGGCGATTGCGCAACAGGTCCAGGCAATGGGTATTCGCGCCACGCCACAAAAGACCTTTGCAACCCACACCAACCCGGCGGCCCTGCGTGCAGGTGATCTCGTGCACCTGGCCGGCATCGACTGGCTGCCGCTGAGCTGGCAACCCACGCCGGAAACCGTCGCGGCCACCCAAGTCAGCGAGCAGCCGCAAGCTGCCCAGGACGGCGGTGACAACCTCGACGATCTGTTTGGCGATGCCGGCCTGCCCAACGTCGCGCTGATCGGCACCTCGTTCTCGCGCAACTCCAGTTTCGTGGGTTTCCTCGAGTTGGCACTGGGGGCCCCGGTCGGCAGTTTCGCCAAGGACGGTGGCGAGTTCTCCGGCGGTGCCAACCAGTACTTCAGCAACCCGGCTTTTCGGGAGACCCCGCCGAAACTGCTGATCTGGGAGATTCCCGAGCGTGATTTGCAGACGCCGTATGAGGTGATCGGGATGTTGAGTGGGAAGGAGTGA
- a CDS encoding cellulose biosynthesis protein BcsC has translation MRSRRSTLAVAVFIALIAAGAHAEGTDIQAQLVEQGQYWQARSNASRSAEIWQKVLRLDPNQVDALYGMGLIGVKQNKPQQAQEYLTRLQALSPQPWMARQLEQDIALARPDNKARLDEARRLVDAGERDKATEVFRKMFNGLTPEGTVGREYYNNLAFNAAGWPEARQGMERLLRETPGDAILALFYGKQLIRHEDSRAEGARVLARLTKRVEIAGDADESWRLALVWIGPPTAAQVPLFEEFLKVHPDDQEIRDQMNKGHQKAAAAGGSTWQQDPLVASGLRALEKGDQAGAEKAFQARLKARPDDSDALGGLGVVRQQQGRFPEAEQLLTRAISTGGSRWKPALNGVRYWALLQQGRDLQAKGQTAKATDAVAQAMRMNPNGLDARLTLADIQAQAGQFDSAAANYRQVLASQPGNPQAIRGLVNVLSQTGQADEALSLLDSLPAAEQAKLGNTGQLRALRSTQMASVAEQRGDIRSAQNALVDAVNSDPDNVWTRFSLARLYLKTGESKKARDLIDAFLKSHPDNVDALYTSALLSVEMEQWKDAQASINRIPVDRRSADMNELADRITLTTQINLAAAMAKRGQRQEALALLDRLQPMAARSPERTATLASAYVDAGDVEQALSMMRSLLTQSSAPSADLMLQYASLLLKTGDDAQVNSILNSLQNQPLSVATRKRYDDVLYLYRIRQADRLREGGDLAAAYDTLAPALAQRPGDVAATSALARMYTANGENAKAFDLYKPLLKRNPNDPLVLLNAADAAVLAHDNGYAENALEQFMALQNYDPQSLTEVARIYRAMGNSGKATEVLRKAVAIEQTEKQRSLAAQPGAMSVAANPFAGAAGQRRQVLRGSASAIPPPAEAILNDGVMVASAEGVPADAYPVQPRSGRGTTVAQSNPFNAQPQPRTVLTVVDSTSSAQRALNDILQERSGYVTEGLSVRSNNSESGLSKLTDIENPIEVNVPAGDNRVAVRITPVALTAGSVKGEAATRFGTGSSATSGIGSQRAEGVGIGVAYERPDEGIKADIGSTPLGFKYATAVGGVSIDRPMSSNGNFRYRVAASRRAVTDSLTSFAGTTDKRAGGGSWGGVTANGVRGEMSYDNSQVGAYGYGSVHELVGHNVESNTRGELGGGVYWYLDNMQDHSLTVGLSATALGYENNQDFFTYGHGGYFSPQSYFALGVPVTWQQRTERFTYQVKGSVGVQHFQQDGADFFPNDSDRQAANDSRYSGQSKTGVGYSLAAAGEYKFGSRFFLGATIGLDNASDYQQFNGGLYARYMFEDMTGSPMALPVSPYRSPYSN, from the coding sequence GCCAGTATTGGCAAGCGCGATCGAATGCTTCGCGTTCTGCCGAGATCTGGCAAAAGGTCCTGCGCCTCGATCCGAATCAGGTCGATGCCCTCTATGGCATGGGTTTGATCGGCGTCAAGCAGAACAAACCGCAACAGGCCCAGGAATACCTGACGCGCCTGCAGGCGTTGTCGCCGCAACCCTGGATGGCTCGCCAACTGGAGCAGGACATTGCACTGGCCAGGCCGGACAACAAGGCACGGCTGGATGAGGCCCGTCGACTGGTCGACGCCGGTGAGCGCGACAAGGCGACCGAAGTGTTTCGCAAGATGTTCAACGGCCTGACCCCGGAAGGCACGGTGGGGCGTGAGTATTACAACAACCTGGCCTTCAATGCCGCCGGCTGGCCCGAAGCTCGCCAGGGCATGGAGCGCCTGCTACGTGAAACCCCCGGTGATGCGATCCTGGCGCTGTTCTATGGCAAGCAACTGATTCGTCACGAAGACAGCCGGGCCGAGGGCGCTCGCGTGCTCGCCAGGCTGACCAAACGCGTGGAAATCGCCGGTGATGCCGATGAAAGCTGGCGTTTGGCGTTGGTCTGGATCGGCCCGCCGACGGCTGCCCAGGTGCCGTTGTTCGAGGAGTTCCTGAAGGTTCACCCGGACGATCAGGAAATCCGTGACCAGATGAACAAGGGGCACCAGAAGGCAGCCGCCGCCGGTGGTTCCACCTGGCAACAGGATCCGTTGGTGGCGAGCGGCTTGCGCGCCTTGGAGAAGGGCGATCAGGCCGGCGCGGAAAAGGCCTTCCAGGCGCGCCTCAAGGCCCGTCCGGATGATAGCGATGCCTTGGGCGGCCTGGGTGTGGTCCGTCAGCAGCAGGGCCGTTTCCCGGAAGCCGAGCAATTGCTGACCCGGGCGATCAGCACCGGTGGCAGCCGCTGGAAACCGGCACTGAACGGCGTTCGCTATTGGGCGCTGTTGCAACAAGGCCGTGACCTGCAGGCCAAAGGGCAGACCGCCAAGGCGACCGATGCCGTCGCCCAGGCCATGCGCATGAATCCCAATGGCCTGGACGCTCGCCTGACCCTGGCCGACATCCAGGCCCAGGCCGGCCAATTCGACAGCGCAGCCGCCAACTACCGCCAGGTACTGGCGAGCCAGCCTGGCAACCCGCAAGCCATACGCGGCCTGGTCAATGTGCTGTCGCAAACCGGACAGGCCGATGAAGCCTTGAGCCTGCTGGACAGCCTGCCTGCCGCTGAACAGGCCAAGCTCGGCAACACCGGCCAACTGCGTGCCTTGCGCTCCACCCAGATGGCCAGCGTGGCCGAGCAACGTGGCGATATCCGCAGTGCCCAGAATGCGCTGGTCGATGCCGTGAACAGCGACCCGGACAACGTCTGGACCCGCTTCAGCCTGGCGCGGCTGTACCTGAAGACCGGCGAATCGAAAAAGGCCCGTGACCTGATCGACGCCTTCCTCAAAAGCCACCCGGACAACGTTGATGCGCTGTACACCAGTGCCTTGCTGTCGGTGGAAATGGAGCAGTGGAAAGACGCCCAGGCCAGCATCAACCGGATTCCCGTCGACCGTCGCAGCGCCGACATGAACGAACTGGCGGATCGGATCACCTTGACCACGCAGATCAATCTGGCGGCGGCCATGGCCAAGCGCGGGCAGCGTCAGGAAGCCCTGGCTTTGCTGGATCGCCTGCAACCGATGGCCGCTCGCAGTCCCGAGCGCACGGCGACGTTGGCTTCGGCTTATGTCGACGCCGGGGATGTCGAGCAGGCGCTGTCGATGATGCGTTCGTTGCTGACCCAAAGCAGTGCGCCGTCGGCGGACCTGATGCTGCAATACGCCTCCTTGCTGCTCAAGACCGGTGACGATGCCCAGGTCAATTCCATCCTGAACAGTTTGCAGAACCAGCCGCTGAGCGTCGCGACCCGCAAGCGTTATGACGATGTGCTGTACCTGTACCGTATCCGTCAGGCCGACCGGCTGCGTGAAGGCGGTGACCTGGCCGCGGCCTACGACACCTTGGCGCCGGCGTTGGCCCAGCGTCCGGGCGATGTCGCCGCGACCTCGGCCCTGGCCAGGATGTACACCGCCAATGGTGAAAACGCCAAGGCATTCGACCTGTACAAACCCCTGCTCAAGCGCAACCCGAACGACCCGTTGGTGCTGTTGAACGCGGCCGATGCCGCCGTGCTCGCCCATGACAACGGCTACGCGGAAAATGCCTTGGAGCAGTTCATGGCGTTGCAGAACTATGATCCGCAATCATTGACCGAAGTCGCGCGCATCTATCGGGCGATGGGCAACAGCGGCAAGGCGACTGAAGTGCTGCGTAAAGCGGTCGCCATCGAGCAGACCGAGAAGCAACGCAGCCTGGCTGCCCAGCCTGGCGCGATGAGCGTGGCGGCGAACCCATTCGCTGGCGCGGCGGGGCAGCGCCGGCAGGTTCTGCGTGGATCGGCGTCGGCCATTCCGCCGCCGGCAGAGGCCATTCTCAACGACGGCGTCATGGTTGCCAGTGCCGAGGGTGTGCCTGCTGACGCTTATCCCGTCCAGCCGCGAAGCGGCAGGGGTACCACGGTCGCGCAGAGCAATCCCTTCAATGCTCAGCCACAGCCCCGGACGGTACTGACCGTCGTCGATTCGACAAGCTCGGCCCAGCGCGCCCTCAACGATATTCTTCAGGAGCGCAGCGGTTACGTTACCGAAGGTTTGAGCGTTCGCAGCAACAACAGCGAATCGGGCCTGAGCAAACTGACCGACATTGAAAATCCAATCGAAGTGAACGTGCCGGCTGGCGACAACCGCGTCGCCGTGCGCATCACCCCCGTTGCGCTGACTGCCGGCAGTGTCAAGGGCGAGGCCGCCACTCGCTTCGGCACTGGCTCCAGCGCAACCTCCGGTATCGGTTCACAACGTGCCGAGGGCGTCGGCATCGGGGTGGCGTACGAGCGTCCCGATGAAGGCATCAAGGCCGACATCGGTAGCACGCCGCTTGGCTTCAAATACGCGACGGCGGTGGGGGGCGTGAGTATTGATCGGCCAATGAGCAGTAACGGCAATTTCCGTTACCGCGTCGCTGCGTCGCGTCGCGCGGTCACCGACAGCCTGACGTCGTTTGCCGGCACCACCGACAAGCGTGCTGGCGGTGGATCGTGGGGCGGGGTGACCGCCAACGGTGTGCGTGGCGAAATGAGCTACGACAACTCGCAGGTCGGTGCATACGGCTACGGTTCCGTGCACGAACTGGTGGGCCACAATGTCGAGTCCAACACCCGTGGCGAGCTGGGCGGTGGCGTCTACTGGTACCTGGACAACATGCAGGACCACTCGCTCACCGTTGGCCTGAGCGCCACCGCGCTGGGCTACGAAAACAACCAGGACTTCTTCACCTATGGGCATGGCGGCTACTTCAGCCCCCAGAGCTATTTCGCCCTGGGCGTGCCGGTGACCTGGCAGCAGCGCACCGAGCGCTTTACCTATCAGGTCAAGGGTTCGGTGGGCGTCCAGCACTTCCAGCAGGACGGCGCCGATTTCTTCCCGAACGACAGCGACCGCCAGGCGGCCAACGATTCGCGCTACTCCGGCCAGAGCAAAACCGGCGTGGGCTACAGCCTGGCCGCCGCCGGCGAGTACAAGTTCGGTTCGCGCTTCTTCCTGGGCGCAACGATCGGCCTGGATAACGCCAGTGACTATCAGCAATTCAACGGTGGCCTGTATGCGCGCTACATGTTCGAGGACATGACAGGCAGCCCGATGGCGCTTCCGGTCAGCCCTTACCGCTCACCTTATTCGAACTGA
- a CDS encoding MBOAT family O-acyltransferase — translation MVFASLEFLTLFLPAFLLIYALVPHGWRNGVLLAGSWLFYGWLSPLFLSLHIVLTIVAWVGGLLVDRSREDARGRMRLLIALIVFNTAVLCWYKYANIVAGTWNELITSYGAMPLEWQKVALPAGLSFIVLQAISYLVDVHRHTVPVERSFLNYATYISMFGHSIAGPIIRYDWVRRELVQRWFNWQNFTLGARRFMVGMCMKVLVADTLSPLVDVAFHLENPSFVDAWIGCLAYSLQLFFDFAGYSAMAIGLGLMLGFHFPENFNRPYLASSIQDFWRRWHLSLSSWLRDYLYIGLGGNRHGVWKTYRNLFLTMAIAGLWHGGDSWNYLLWGSAHGVALCVDRAWSRSNLPGVPRVLSHVLTLLFVCLAWTLFRAPDFHSAMTLYAGQFGLHGFALGDALAVTLRPVHGLAALLGVLCVILPIWQERCETRLAGNAWFALAVALWPVAGFLLSFALIASREAVPFLYFQF, via the coding sequence ATGGTTTTCGCCTCGCTCGAGTTCCTGACGCTGTTCCTGCCGGCCTTCCTGTTGATCTACGCCCTGGTCCCCCACGGCTGGCGCAACGGGGTGCTGCTGGCGGGCAGTTGGTTGTTCTACGGCTGGCTGAGCCCGCTGTTCCTGTCGTTGCACATCGTGCTGACCATCGTCGCCTGGGTCGGCGGCCTGCTGGTCGACCGTTCCCGCGAGGACGCCCGCGGGCGCATGCGCCTGCTGATCGCGCTGATCGTGTTCAACACCGCCGTGCTGTGCTGGTACAAGTACGCGAACATCGTCGCCGGCACCTGGAACGAGCTGATCACCAGCTATGGCGCGATGCCGCTGGAATGGCAGAAGGTCGCGTTGCCGGCCGGGCTGTCGTTCATCGTGTTGCAGGCGATTTCCTACCTGGTGGATGTGCACCGCCATACGGTGCCGGTGGAGCGCAGTTTCCTCAACTACGCCACCTACATTTCCATGTTCGGCCACTCGATTGCCGGCCCGATCATTCGTTATGACTGGGTCCGCCGCGAGCTGGTGCAGCGCTGGTTCAACTGGCAGAACTTCACCCTCGGTGCCCGCCGCTTCATGGTCGGCATGTGCATGAAGGTGCTGGTGGCCGACACCCTGTCGCCCTTGGTGGACGTGGCTTTCCATCTGGAAAACCCTTCCTTTGTGGACGCCTGGATCGGCTGCCTGGCGTACTCGCTGCAACTGTTCTTCGACTTTGCCGGGTACAGCGCCATGGCCATCGGCCTGGGGTTGATGCTGGGTTTTCACTTCCCGGAAAACTTCAACCGGCCGTACCTCGCCAGCAGCATCCAGGACTTCTGGCGGCGCTGGCACTTGTCACTGTCCAGCTGGTTGCGCGATTACCTGTACATCGGCCTGGGCGGTAACCGTCACGGCGTCTGGAAAACCTATCGCAACCTGTTCCTGACCATGGCCATTGCCGGGCTGTGGCATGGCGGTGATAGCTGGAACTACCTGTTGTGGGGTTCGGCCCATGGCGTGGCGTTGTGTGTCGACCGGGCCTGGTCGCGCTCGAACCTGCCTGGCGTGCCGCGTGTGCTGTCCCATGTGTTGACGCTGTTGTTCGTTTGCCTGGCTTGGACACTGTTCCGCGCCCCGGATTTCCACTCGGCCATGACCTTGTACGCCGGGCAGTTCGGCCTGCACGGGTTTGCCCTCGGTGACGCGCTGGCGGTGACGTTGCGGCCGGTGCATGGCTTGGCGGCGCTGCTGGGTGTGCTGTGCGTGATCCTGCCGATCTGGCAGGAACGCTGTGAAACACGACTGGCGGGCAATGCGTGGTTCGCATTGGCTGTCGCCCTTTGGCCCGTGGCCGGTTTCCTGCTGTCGTTCGCTCTGATCGCCAGCCGTGAAGCTGTGCCTTTCCTGTACTTTCAGTTCTGA
- a CDS encoding ABC transporter ATP-binding protein/permease — protein MHTLRTFWRLARPFWTSEEKYPALLLLSGTVLMTLCLVGVNILNNFWNLHFYNALQALDYHGFLVGSLQFILLQVGMAGFTVGAFHFQQKLTIRWRRWATRNMLDQWLGSQRYQKLKLSETEVDNPDQRIAEDIDLFIVKSLKLSLGLLTSVVSLFSFLNILWQASNLVSVPFNDQSVVIPGLLVWIALVYALLGTGLAFWLGRALPSLNFMQQRREADFRFALIRLRENADSVAQYRGEAVENERFNQRLEAALENFWALVKKQKLIMGYSTFYLRSATVIPMFIMAPQFFAGAFPLGRLTQISAAFGEVHAAIAYLVSVFPELSEWKSVIDRLNGFQERLDHLEVKSQVRLEQQANGLEIKDLDVWLPSGRQLFKGFNLSLKPGDSLMISAPSGYGKSTLLRTISGLWPHASGTSSYDREQALTLSQKPYLPLGSLREALWYPNPPRREEDAALLQVMEQVGLQHLSDQLDQERDWAQTLSVGEQQRCAFVRALLARPAVLFLDESSSALDAANELRCYQLLKQTLPETILISVGHNASLEQIHWQVLELKDEAQWVHRKVQQAAMPIS, from the coding sequence ATGCACACACTCCGCACTTTCTGGCGTCTCGCCCGGCCGTTCTGGACATCCGAGGAAAAATACCCGGCCCTGTTGCTGCTGTCGGGCACCGTGCTGATGACCCTGTGCCTGGTGGGCGTCAACATCCTCAACAACTTCTGGAACCTGCATTTCTACAACGCGTTGCAGGCCCTGGACTATCACGGTTTCCTGGTCGGCAGCCTGCAATTCATCCTGCTACAGGTCGGCATGGCCGGGTTTACCGTGGGCGCGTTCCACTTCCAGCAGAAGCTGACCATCCGCTGGCGCCGTTGGGCCACCCGCAACATGCTCGACCAATGGCTGGGCAGCCAGCGCTACCAGAAGCTGAAACTGAGCGAAACCGAGGTCGATAACCCCGACCAGCGGATCGCCGAAGACATCGACCTGTTCATCGTCAAGTCGCTGAAATTGAGCCTGGGGCTGTTGACGTCGGTGGTGTCGCTGTTCTCCTTCCTGAATATTCTCTGGCAGGCGTCGAACCTGGTCAGCGTGCCGTTCAACGATCAGTCGGTGGTCATTCCGGGGCTGCTGGTGTGGATCGCGCTGGTGTACGCGCTGCTGGGCACCGGCCTGGCCTTCTGGCTGGGGCGCGCATTGCCAAGCCTCAACTTCATGCAGCAGCGGCGTGAAGCGGACTTTCGTTTCGCCCTCATCCGCCTGCGGGAAAACGCCGATTCGGTGGCCCAATACCGCGGCGAAGCGGTGGAGAACGAACGCTTCAACCAGCGCCTGGAAGCGGCGCTGGAAAACTTCTGGGCGCTGGTCAAGAAGCAGAAGCTGATCATGGGCTACTCAACCTTCTACCTGCGCAGCGCCACGGTCATTCCCATGTTCATCATGGCGCCGCAGTTCTTCGCCGGAGCGTTCCCCCTGGGTCGCCTGACGCAGATCAGCGCGGCCTTCGGCGAAGTCCACGCGGCCATCGCCTACCTGGTCAGCGTGTTTCCGGAACTGTCGGAATGGAAGTCGGTGATCGACCGTCTGAACGGCTTCCAGGAGCGCCTGGATCACCTCGAGGTCAAGTCCCAGGTCCGGCTCGAACAGCAGGCCAATGGCCTCGAGATCAAGGACCTGGACGTCTGGCTGCCCAGCGGCCGGCAATTGTTCAAAGGCTTCAACCTGTCACTCAAGCCCGGCGACAGCCTGATGATCAGCGCGCCGTCCGGCTACGGCAAATCGACCCTGCTGCGCACCATCAGCGGGCTTTGGCCCCATGCCAGCGGCACCAGCAGCTATGACCGTGAACAAGCACTGACCCTGTCGCAAAAACCCTACCTGCCCCTGGGCAGCCTGCGCGAGGCGCTCTGGTACCCCAACCCGCCACGGCGCGAAGAAGATGCCGCCCTGCTCCAGGTGATGGAGCAAGTCGGCCTGCAGCACCTGAGCGATCAACTGGACCAGGAACGAGACTGGGCCCAGACCCTCAGCGTCGGCGAGCAGCAACGCTGTGCCTTCGTCCGCGCCCTGCTGGCCCGCCCGGCGGTGCTGTTCCTCGACGAAAGCAGCTCGGCACTGGATGCGGCCAACGAGCTGCGCTGCTATCAGTTGCTCAAGCAGACGCTGCCGGAGACGATCCTGATCAGCGTCGGGCACAACGCCTCGCTGGAGCAGATTCACTGGCAGGTGCTTGAACTCAAGGATGAGGCGCAGTGGGTGCATCGCAAGGTTCAGCAGGCGGCCATGCCAATCAGTTAA
- a CDS encoding alginate O-acetyltransferase AlgF, with translation MTNAKVLSAAALLLSSLSVVAADIPLYPTGPAEDAAFIRFVNGSAEPMQVIAQEGQPPLKLDAAQPASLFFPVTASSAIKGTLVSGQQRLALEVKAEPGEFATVVALPDGKGLKQVTVHDIPDDFNGLKASLGFFNLDSSCVDASLRPAGRTADLFKGVTEGNLQRRSINPVKLSVQLVCANANVGPALDLGELKAGERYSVLLLPTATGPRLLAATDTLSH, from the coding sequence ATGACCAACGCCAAGGTCCTGAGTGCGGCTGCGCTGCTGTTGTCGAGCTTGAGCGTGGTGGCGGCGGACATCCCGTTGTACCCGACCGGTCCTGCCGAAGATGCGGCGTTCATTCGCTTCGTCAACGGCAGCGCCGAGCCGATGCAGGTCATTGCCCAGGAAGGCCAACCGCCGCTGAAGCTGGACGCGGCGCAACCGGCTTCGCTGTTTTTCCCGGTCACGGCCAGCAGCGCCATCAAGGGCACCCTGGTCAGCGGCCAGCAGCGCCTGGCGCTGGAAGTAAAAGCCGAGCCCGGCGAATTCGCGACCGTGGTCGCGCTTCCGGACGGCAAGGGGCTCAAGCAAGTGACCGTGCATGACATCCCGGACGACTTCAACGGCCTCAAAGCCTCGCTGGGTTTCTTCAACCTGGACAGCAGTTGCGTCGATGCCAGCCTGCGCCCGGCAGGTCGCACCGCCGATCTGTTCAAGGGCGTAACCGAAGGCAATCTGCAACGTCGTTCGATCAACCCGGTGAAGCTGTCGGTGCAACTGGTCTGCGCCAATGCGAATGTCGGCCCTGCACTGGACCTGGGTGAACTGAAGGCGGGCGAGCGCTACAGCGTGTTGCTGCTGCCGACCGCTACCGGACCTCGACTCCTGGCTGCCACGGACACGTTGTCCCACTGA
- a CDS encoding SGNH/GDSL hydrolase family protein: MPASALAGLTLLVLGESHMSLADHLMEPLNADLTRQGAIVHSIGACGASAGDWLISKKVDCGAEQKGTAKIEIKGRDATTTPIAELIAKDKPDLVVLVIGDTMASYDKPAFPKAWAWQSVTSLTKAIAATGTKCAWVGPAWGKAGGMYQKNDARTQLMSQFLASNVAPCTYIDSLTFSKPGQWVTTDGQHFTVAGYKAWGTAIGAALGKLPPEALSSKGAKK; the protein is encoded by the coding sequence ATGCCAGCCTCTGCCCTTGCCGGCCTGACCCTTCTGGTGCTTGGCGAAAGCCATATGAGCCTTGCGGACCACTTGATGGAACCGCTCAACGCCGATCTGACCCGCCAGGGAGCGATCGTTCACTCCATCGGCGCCTGTGGCGCCAGCGCCGGCGACTGGCTGATCAGCAAGAAAGTCGATTGTGGCGCCGAGCAAAAAGGCACCGCCAAGATCGAGATCAAAGGCCGTGATGCGACCACCACGCCTATCGCCGAGCTGATCGCCAAGGACAAGCCCGACCTGGTGGTACTGGTCATCGGCGATACCATGGCGTCCTACGACAAACCGGCATTTCCCAAGGCCTGGGCCTGGCAGAGCGTGACCAGCCTGACCAAGGCCATCGCGGCTACCGGCACCAAGTGCGCCTGGGTCGGCCCGGCGTGGGGCAAGGCCGGCGGCATGTACCAGAAGAACGATGCGCGTACCCAATTGATGTCGCAATTTCTGGCCAGCAACGTCGCACCCTGCACCTATATCGATTCGCTGACGTTCTCCAAGCCGGGCCAATGGGTCACCACCGACGGCCAGCATTTCACCGTGGCCGGTTACAAGGCCTGGGGCACCGCAATCGGCGCTGCATTGGGCAAGCTGCCGCCTGAAGCGCTGAGCAGCAAAGGGGCGAAAAAATGA